A single Panthera tigris isolate Pti1 chromosome A3, P.tigris_Pti1_mat1.1, whole genome shotgun sequence DNA region contains:
- the ITGB1BP1 gene encoding integrin beta-1-binding protein 1: protein MFRKGKKRHSSSSSQSSEISTKSKSVDSSLGGLSRSSTVASLDTDSTKSSGQSNNTSDTCAEFRIKYVGAIEKLKFSEGKSLEGPLDLINYIDVAQQDGKLPFVPLEEEFIMGVSKYGIKVSTSDQYDVLHRHALYLIIRMVCYDDGLGAGRSLLALKTTDASNEEYSLWVYQCHSLEQAQAICKVLSTAFDSVLTSEKS from the exons ATGTTTCGGAAAGGCAAAAAACGGCACAGTAGCAGCAGTTCCCAGAGCAGTGAAATCAGTACTAAGAGCAAG TCTGTAGACTCCAGCCTTGGGGGGCTCTCACGATCCAGCACTGTGGCCAGCCTCGATACAGATTCCACCAAAAGCTCAG GACAAAGCAATAACACTTCAGATACCTGTGCAGAATTTCGAATAAAATATGTTGGTGCCATTGAGAAACTGAAATTCTCTGAAGGGAAAAGTCTTGAAGGGCCCCTAGACCTGATAAATTATATAGATGTTgcccag caAGATGGAAAGTTGCCTTTCGTTCCTCTGGAGGAAGAATTTATTATGGGAGTTTCCAAGTATGGTATAAAAGTGTCAACATCAGATCAGTAT GATGTCCTGCATCGGCACGCTCTGTATTTAATCATCCGGATGGTGTGTTACGATGATGGTCTGGGGGCAGGAAGAAGCTTGCTGGCTCTGAAGACCACAGATGCCAGCAATGAGGAATACAGCCTCTGGGTTTATCAGTGCCACAGCCTG gAGCAAGCACAAGCCATCTGCAAAGTTTTATCCACCGCTTTTGACTCCGTATTAACATCTGAGAAATCCTGA